From the genome of Solanum stenotomum isolate F172 unplaced genomic scaffold, ASM1918654v1 scaffold37042, whole genome shotgun sequence, one region includes:
- the LOC125852554 gene encoding uncharacterized protein LOC125852554 isoform X1 yields the protein MASKRRDFCMIDELGAKKKAKVDEAEEDDTSQLPVAPSRVLLNAADCDLDFNVEGNGLLGSGLYEHGFAYCWSGARANMGITGGKYCFGCKIVAEQPVNMEDTPLDQQQICRVGISRGDDAVGNLGETLHSFGFGGTGKFSSQGKFSNYGERFGVGDTIICCVDLESSPLASIGFSKNGKWLGTSKQFNAGPGPTGLEVVDCPMKNLHWHSALFPHVLLKNVVVHMQFNIDDGLAPVEGYKPWSCAMEDGKAIPGPSFANLCDCEVMMLVGLPASGKSTWAEKWVKEHPEKRYVLLGTNLALDLMKVPGLQRKQNYVGRFERLMDRATGIFNTLLSRASQIPRNFIIDQTNVYKNARKRKLKPFANYKKIAVVIVPTPEELKFRGEKRFKEMGKEVPAEAVNQMLVNFVLPMSKDMPRADEYFDEVRFEELGRAEAQRCLDEMKANLNSNKEVTPYSRESSVQSHNSLSMQYPFEAYQQSYSGSSPHSLRNIPGGHLNSSYAQPPLQAPHETFYATPSSYNPIGDFGHHGSHSAYGDSRGYDIEVRSAIHGGIYESRVGSGAWNAAELHQSSMNDPYLSMSGGSGARNAAELHQSSMNDPNLRMSGGSGAWNAAELHQSSMNDPNLRMSGGFGAQNAAELHQSSMNDPNLRMSGGSGAQNAAELHQSSMNDPNLRMFGGSGAQNAAELHQGSMNDPNLRMSGGSGYLPPDSRGPFESGMATPYGFRSVFPSGFSQGVPAPRPQHENYPSGAQYPGVYAPQGVPAPWPPHENYPSGAQHPGVYAPPGPRYY from the exons ATGGCGTCGAAGAGACGTGATTTTTGTATGATTGATGAACTTGGTGCCAAGAAAAAAGCAAAGGTTGATGAAGCTGAAGAAGACGATACATCACAGCTTCCAGTAGCTCCATCGAGGGTTCTCCTTAACGCTGCCGATTGTGATTTAG ATTTCAATGTTGAAGGAAATGGACTACTAGGTTCAGGGCTTTATGAACATGGATTTGCGTATTGTTGGTCAGGTGCTCGAGCCAATATGGGAATCACTGGAGGAAAGTACTGCTTTGGTTGCAAAATTGTTGCAGAGCAGCCCGTAAACATGGAAGATACACCACTAGACCAACAACAGATCTGTCGTGTTGGCATCTCAAGGGGAGATGATGCTGTAGGAAACCTTGGGGAAACCCTGCACAGTTTTGGGTTTGGAGGTACTGGAAAATTTTCAAGTCAAGGAAAGTTTTCTAATTATGGTGAAAGATTTGGGGTTGGTGACACAATAATTTGTTGTGTTGACCTTGAGTCCAGCCCTCTGGCTTCCATAGGTTTCTCTAAAAATGGAAAGTGGCTGGGAACATCAAAGCAATTTAATGCAGGACCAGGTCCAACTGGTCTTGAAGTGGTGGATTGTCCAATGAAAAATCTACATTGGCATTCAGCTCTTTTCCCTCATGTGTTGCTTAAAAATGTAGTTGTGCACATGCAGTTTAACATAGATGACGGACTAGCTCCAGTAGAAGGATATAAACCGTGGTCTTGTGCCATGGAAGATGGGAAAGCCATTCCTGGCCCTAGTTTTGCGAATCTGTGCGATTGTGAAGTTATGATGCTGGTAGGACTACCTGCTTCCGGTAAGAGTACCTGGGCTGAGAAATGGGTTAAGGAACATCCAGAAAAGCGATATGTTTTGCTTGGAACTAATTTAGCTTTGGATCTAATGAAG GTTCCTGGTTTGCAGCGAAAACAAAACTATGTTGGAAGATTTGAACGTTTAATGGATCGTGCTACTGGTATATTCAACACTCTTTTGTCTAGGGCTTCCCAGATTCCTCGTAATTTCATAATTGATCAGACAAATGTCTACAAAAATGCCCGGAAGCGCAAATTGAAGCCCTTTGCAAACTATAAGAAG ATAGCTGTTGTGATTGTTCCAACACCTGAAGAGCTCAAGTTCCGTGGTGAGAAGCGGTTCAAAGAAATGGGGAAAGAAGTTCCTGCCGAAGCAGTAAATCAGATGTTAG TGAATTTTGTTTTACCTATGAGCAAAGACATGCCTCGAGCAGATGAGTACTTTGATGAG GTACGATTTGAAGAACTTGGCAGGGCGGAGGCTCAGAGATGCTTGGATGAGATGAAAGCAAACTTGAATTCAAACAAGGAAGTTACCCCTTATTCTCGTGAAAGTTCTGTGCAGTCACATAATAGCCTGTCGATGCAGTACCCTTTTGAGGCATACCAGCAGTCGTACAGTGGTTCATCACCACACAGTCTCAGAAATATACCAG GTGGACATCTAAATAGTTCGTATGCTCAGCCTCCACTTCAAGCACCTCATGAAACCTTCTACGCAACCCCTTCCAGTTACAACCCCATAGGTGATTTCGGTCACCATGGAAGTCACAGTGCCTACGGTGATTCAAGGGGATATGACATCGAAGTTAGATCAGCTATCCATGGAGGGATCTATGAGTCTCGTGTGGGTTCTGGAGCTTGGAATGCAGCTGAGTTACACCAGAGCAGCATGAATGATCCCTACCTGAGTATGTCTGGTGGTTCTGGAGCTCGGAATGCAGCTGAGTTACACCAGAGCAGCATGAATGATCCCAACCTGAGGATGTCTGGTGGTTCTGGAGCTTGGAATGCAGCTGAGTTACACCAGAGCAGCATGAATGATCCCAACCTGAGGATGTCTGGTGGTTTCGGAGCTCAGAATGCAGCTGAGTTACACCAGAGCAGCATGAACGATCCCAACCTGAGGATGTCTGGTGGTTCTGGAGCTCAGAATGCAGCTGAATTACACCAGAGCAGCATGAATGATCCCAACCTGAGGATGTTTGGTGGTTCTGGAGCTCAGAATGCAGCTGAGTTACACCAGGGCAGCATGAATGATCCCAACCTGAGGATGTCTGGTGGTTCTGGATATCTACCTCCTGATTCAAGAGGACCGTTTGAATCGGGGATGGCTACACCATATG GCTTTCGCTCTGTCTTTCCATCAGGCTTTTCTCAAGGGGTTCCAGCTCCGAGGCCACAACATGAAAATTATCCCTCTGGAGCACAATATCCTGGGGTATACGCTCCACAAGGGGTTCCAGCTCCGTGGCCACCACATGAAAATTATCCCTCTGGAGCACAGCATCCTGGGGTATATGCTCCACCTGGTCCCAGATACTACTGA
- the LOC125852554 gene encoding uncharacterized protein LOC125852554 isoform X2 encodes MASKRRDFCMIDELGAKKKAKVDEAEEDDTSQLPVAPSRVLLNAADCDLDFNVEGNGLLGSGLYEHGFAYCWSGARANMGITGGKYCFGCKIVAEQPVNMEDTPLDQQQICRVGISRGDDAVGNLGETLHSFGFGGTGKFSSQGKFSNYGERFGVGDTIICCVDLESSPLASIGFSKNGKWLGTSKQFNAGPGPTGLEVVDCPMKNLHWHSALFPHVLLKNVVVHMQFNIDDGLAPVEGYKPWSCAMEDGKAIPGPSFANLCDCEVMMLVGLPASGKSTWAEKWVKEHPEKRYVLLGTNLALDLMKVPGLQRKQNYVGRFERLMDRATGIFNTLLSRASQIPRNFIIDQTNVYKNARKRKLKPFANYKKIAVVIVPTPEELKFRGEKRFKEMGKEVPAEAVNQMLVNFVLPMSKDMPRADEYFDEVRFEELGRAEAQRCLDEMKANLNSNKEVTPYSRESSVQSHNSLSMQYPFEAYQQSYSGSSPHSLRNIPGGHLNSSYAQPPLQAPHETFYATPSSYNPIGDFGHHGSHSAYGDSRGYDIEVRSAIHGGIYESRVGSGAWNAAELHQSSMNDPYLSMSGGSGARNAAELHQSSMNDPNLRMSGGSGAWNAAELHQSSMNDPNLRMSGGFGAQNAAELHQSSMNDPNLRMSGGSGAQNAAELHQSSMNDPNLRMFGGSGAQNAAELHQGSMNDPNLRMSGGSGYLPPDSRGPFESGMATPYGFSQGVPAPRPQHENYPSGAQYPGVYAPQGVPAPWPPHENYPSGAQHPGVYAPPGPRYY; translated from the exons ATGGCGTCGAAGAGACGTGATTTTTGTATGATTGATGAACTTGGTGCCAAGAAAAAAGCAAAGGTTGATGAAGCTGAAGAAGACGATACATCACAGCTTCCAGTAGCTCCATCGAGGGTTCTCCTTAACGCTGCCGATTGTGATTTAG ATTTCAATGTTGAAGGAAATGGACTACTAGGTTCAGGGCTTTATGAACATGGATTTGCGTATTGTTGGTCAGGTGCTCGAGCCAATATGGGAATCACTGGAGGAAAGTACTGCTTTGGTTGCAAAATTGTTGCAGAGCAGCCCGTAAACATGGAAGATACACCACTAGACCAACAACAGATCTGTCGTGTTGGCATCTCAAGGGGAGATGATGCTGTAGGAAACCTTGGGGAAACCCTGCACAGTTTTGGGTTTGGAGGTACTGGAAAATTTTCAAGTCAAGGAAAGTTTTCTAATTATGGTGAAAGATTTGGGGTTGGTGACACAATAATTTGTTGTGTTGACCTTGAGTCCAGCCCTCTGGCTTCCATAGGTTTCTCTAAAAATGGAAAGTGGCTGGGAACATCAAAGCAATTTAATGCAGGACCAGGTCCAACTGGTCTTGAAGTGGTGGATTGTCCAATGAAAAATCTACATTGGCATTCAGCTCTTTTCCCTCATGTGTTGCTTAAAAATGTAGTTGTGCACATGCAGTTTAACATAGATGACGGACTAGCTCCAGTAGAAGGATATAAACCGTGGTCTTGTGCCATGGAAGATGGGAAAGCCATTCCTGGCCCTAGTTTTGCGAATCTGTGCGATTGTGAAGTTATGATGCTGGTAGGACTACCTGCTTCCGGTAAGAGTACCTGGGCTGAGAAATGGGTTAAGGAACATCCAGAAAAGCGATATGTTTTGCTTGGAACTAATTTAGCTTTGGATCTAATGAAG GTTCCTGGTTTGCAGCGAAAACAAAACTATGTTGGAAGATTTGAACGTTTAATGGATCGTGCTACTGGTATATTCAACACTCTTTTGTCTAGGGCTTCCCAGATTCCTCGTAATTTCATAATTGATCAGACAAATGTCTACAAAAATGCCCGGAAGCGCAAATTGAAGCCCTTTGCAAACTATAAGAAG ATAGCTGTTGTGATTGTTCCAACACCTGAAGAGCTCAAGTTCCGTGGTGAGAAGCGGTTCAAAGAAATGGGGAAAGAAGTTCCTGCCGAAGCAGTAAATCAGATGTTAG TGAATTTTGTTTTACCTATGAGCAAAGACATGCCTCGAGCAGATGAGTACTTTGATGAG GTACGATTTGAAGAACTTGGCAGGGCGGAGGCTCAGAGATGCTTGGATGAGATGAAAGCAAACTTGAATTCAAACAAGGAAGTTACCCCTTATTCTCGTGAAAGTTCTGTGCAGTCACATAATAGCCTGTCGATGCAGTACCCTTTTGAGGCATACCAGCAGTCGTACAGTGGTTCATCACCACACAGTCTCAGAAATATACCAG GTGGACATCTAAATAGTTCGTATGCTCAGCCTCCACTTCAAGCACCTCATGAAACCTTCTACGCAACCCCTTCCAGTTACAACCCCATAGGTGATTTCGGTCACCATGGAAGTCACAGTGCCTACGGTGATTCAAGGGGATATGACATCGAAGTTAGATCAGCTATCCATGGAGGGATCTATGAGTCTCGTGTGGGTTCTGGAGCTTGGAATGCAGCTGAGTTACACCAGAGCAGCATGAATGATCCCTACCTGAGTATGTCTGGTGGTTCTGGAGCTCGGAATGCAGCTGAGTTACACCAGAGCAGCATGAATGATCCCAACCTGAGGATGTCTGGTGGTTCTGGAGCTTGGAATGCAGCTGAGTTACACCAGAGCAGCATGAATGATCCCAACCTGAGGATGTCTGGTGGTTTCGGAGCTCAGAATGCAGCTGAGTTACACCAGAGCAGCATGAACGATCCCAACCTGAGGATGTCTGGTGGTTCTGGAGCTCAGAATGCAGCTGAATTACACCAGAGCAGCATGAATGATCCCAACCTGAGGATGTTTGGTGGTTCTGGAGCTCAGAATGCAGCTGAGTTACACCAGGGCAGCATGAATGATCCCAACCTGAGGATGTCTGGTGGTTCTGGATATCTACCTCCTGATTCAAGAGGACCGTTTGAATCGGGGATGGCTACACCATATG GCTTTTCTCAAGGGGTTCCAGCTCCGAGGCCACAACATGAAAATTATCCCTCTGGAGCACAATATCCTGGGGTATACGCTCCACAAGGGGTTCCAGCTCCGTGGCCACCACATGAAAATTATCCCTCTGGAGCACAGCATCCTGGGGTATATGCTCCACCTGGTCCCAGATACTACTGA